From the Thermococcus sp. genome, the window CCTGTCGCCCGCGTATTGATAAACGAGAACGCTCTCGCTCCCATGCCTTGCAATAATCTCCCTCAGCTTTCCGGCTACGAGGTCTATCGCCTCTTCCCAGCTCGCTTCTCTGAACTTTTCGCTTCCCCTCTCACCGATTCGGATTAACGGTTTCCTTAGCCTGTCTTCTGAGTGGAACCACTTCGGGAGAAGGGCGCCCTTTGGACAGAGGAAGCCCGCGGTTATCGGGTGTTCCGGGTTACCTCTAACCCTGAGCCTTCCGTTCTTCAGCTCGCTTACCATCGAGCAGGTGTCGTAGCAGTCTCTCATGCAGGCGGAGAACATGGACATCACAGTGAGAGCTTGACCCTGAGAGCAACATTCCTCTCAGTGAGAACCCGTCCTATTTCCTCCGGGAGAACGGCCATATCCCACGCCTTAAAGGGTCCGTATTCCCTCATATCTGGTCCGAGAATCGTGGGCAAATCGACGGTTATTATGTACGCCTCCTCGGGGGTTACCCCAGCTGGTGTCTTCTCTCCAGTATTCTCGGTTGCCGTGAGTTCTTTTTCGACTTCGATTTCGTCAACTTCTGGCAGTTCCTCCCTCTCAACAAAGGCCCTGAGGATTTTGAAAATCTTGAACTCTTCAGCGGTCATTTCAGCGGGTTTTCCTTCAACGGCGAGGTCCACTATCTTGTGGAGGCGAAGCTTGATTATCTCCCTCATGAGCTCCTCGGCAATCCTGAGCTGGGCCAGGTAAAGTCTTTCCTCGACGTTTTCTCCCCTTTCACGGGAGTTTTCAGCGCTCAGTTTGAGGGCTTTGATTAGGCTGTCGAACTCGCGGTAGAAGTCGCCGTCAAGTTCCGTTAGCTCCACACTGGAGAGCTCCTGCTCAAGTAACTCCCTGAGCTTGACGATGTCCATGAGACCACCTCATAGAAAAGAAAGGGGAAAATCACTCCTCAACGCGAGGTGCAAGCAGGAATACGAGCTTTCCTTCGTCCCTAATCAGATACTCCATCTGGAGGGGCATCTCGTTTCCGAAGCGGAGTATGACTTCATCGGCCTTGCCTATGCCCTTGATCATGTCGCTGAGGTAGCTGATACCGTAGGCGCTCTTGGTTTCCTCCTCGACCTCAAGGTCGAGTAAGCCTTCGTCCTCAAGGGTGAGCTTAATCTCAACCTCCTGAGTTTCGCCCTCGGCCTTCATTATGAACTCGTTCTCTGTTGCGATGAACTTTATGGCGTCGCTGACGAGGGAGGCATCTTTAACGGCCTCCTTGAGAACCTCTCCGAGAAGGACGACCTTGGCCGTGAACGGGAGCTCTGGAAGTTCGAGCTCAAGCTCCTCAACGTCTATGAGCGGGAGGCGGAACGTTCTCTTTGCAGTTCCCTCAAAGGTTATTTCGAGGAAGTTCTCTTCGCCTTTTCTGAGTATGAGAGTCTCCTTGGCCTTTCCGCGCTTGAGTATCTTTTTGAACTGGTCCATGTTGATTCCGATGGTTTCCGGTTCCTCGACTTCGTACTTTGAGAATATGCTTTCCGGTAGGTTCAAGTCAATGAGAACGACCCTGCTCGGGTCCATAGCGCGCATGCTTATTCCTTCCTCTGTGAATTTAAACGCTGCTTCATCTATGAGGTTGCTGGCTGTTGCTATCAAGCTGGCAAAGTCTTTAGCCCCATCAAAAACGACCTCAAATGGCATTTTCATCCCTCCAGT encodes:
- a CDS encoding molybdopterin-dependent oxidoreductase — encoded protein: MFSACMRDCYDTCSMVSELKNGRLRVRGNPEHPITAGFLCPKGALLPKWFHSEDRLRKPLIRIGERGSEKFREASWEEAIDLVAGKLREIIARHGSESVLVYQYAGDR
- a CDS encoding DNA polymerase sliding clamp yields the protein MPFEVVFDGAKDFASLIATASNLIDEAAFKFTEEGISMRAMDPSRVVLIDLNLPESIFSKYEVEEPETIGINMDQFKKILKRGKAKETLILRKGEENFLEITFEGTAKRTFRLPLIDVEELELELPELPFTAKVVLLGEVLKEAVKDASLVSDAIKFIATENEFIMKAEGETQEVEIKLTLEDEGLLDLEVEEETKSAYGISYLSDMIKGIGKADEVILRFGNEMPLQMEYLIRDEGKLVFLLAPRVEE